A DNA window from Danio aesculapii chromosome 1, fDanAes4.1, whole genome shotgun sequence contains the following coding sequences:
- the smdt1b gene encoding single-pass membrane protein with aspartate-rich tail 1b encodes MASLVGRLSRAFFVKNTLTLSRNANQKSVNVTGPTLSRTAVSSTTGRVLPKPDKVPFGLTRMAIVVVPFLYVGTLISKNFAALLEEHEIFVPDDDDDDD; translated from the exons ATGGCGTCGCTGGTGGGTCGTCTCTCTCGGGCTTTTTTcgtaaaaaatacattaacattgaGCCGCAATGCTAATCAAAAATCGGTGAATGTGACAGGACCGACTCTCAGCCGAACCGCCGTGTCATCCACAACAGGACGTGTCCTTCCTAAACCAGATAAG GTTCCGTTCGGCTTAACCCGTATGGCCATAGTAGTGGTCCCGTTCCTCTACGTCGGGACTTTAATCAGTAAAAATTTCGCTGCTCTTTTGGAGGAACATGAAATCTTCGTCCcagatgacgatgatgatgatgactga